Proteins from a single region of Flaviflexus salsibiostraticola:
- a CDS encoding L-threonylcarbamoyladenylate synthase — MDIRDCTSDSGALDAASVAISNGRLIVLPTDTVYGIGADAFNPAAVANLLAAKGRGRQMPPPVLVGTKETAEALADALPDAARTLIDRFWPGALTIIVTAQPSLAWDLGETAGTVALRMPDSEPALDLLQRTGPLAVSSANKTGQPAALTVEEASAMLGEAVSLYLDGGQAGGGVASTIVDLTSAPYRIVRQGAVPREEIAALIELEDPDQP; from the coding sequence GTGGATATTCGAGACTGCACATCAGACAGCGGAGCCCTCGACGCGGCCTCGGTCGCCATCTCTAACGGCAGGCTGATCGTCCTTCCGACCGACACGGTCTACGGCATCGGCGCCGACGCCTTCAACCCCGCGGCCGTCGCCAACCTCCTTGCGGCCAAGGGCCGCGGCAGGCAGATGCCGCCACCTGTTCTCGTCGGCACAAAGGAGACGGCGGAGGCTCTGGCCGATGCGCTGCCGGATGCGGCGCGGACCCTAATCGACCGGTTCTGGCCGGGCGCCCTCACCATCATCGTCACGGCGCAGCCGTCACTCGCCTGGGATCTCGGCGAGACCGCGGGGACCGTCGCGCTGCGCATGCCCGACTCCGAGCCCGCGCTCGACCTGCTTCAGCGCACCGGGCCGCTCGCGGTGTCATCGGCGAACAAGACGGGGCAGCCGGCCGCGCTCACGGTCGAGGAGGCCTCGGCCATGCTCGGCGAGGCCGTGTCGCTCTACCTCGACGGCGGGCAGGCCGGCGGGGGAGTGGCCTCGACGATCGTCGACCTCACCTCCGCCCCGTACCGGATCGTCCGACAGGGCGCCGTGCCCCGCGAGGAGATCGCCGCGCTCATCGAGCTCGAGGATCCCGACCAGCCGTGA
- a CDS encoding N5-glutamine methyltransferase family protein, translating to MTWRELQRRAALILAAAGIETPEADARWLAEHVASAHLVLAPDPTDGQADEFLRLVDARAQRVPLQHLTGVMHFRNVTLPAEPGVFIVRPETEIVAGAAIDAARAAGPSPLVLDLCTGSGAIAIAIADEVPGARVIAVELDEAAYAAARRNAEPYGVEVRQGDARTACEDLLGTVDVVVSNPPYVPPSQVPAEVMADPQIALWGGGSDGLDLPRALVARARLLLRPGGVLIMEHDETQGPALVECAAGLGMTATTGADLAGRPRYLHAV from the coding sequence GTGACGTGGCGTGAGCTCCAGCGGCGGGCCGCCCTCATCCTGGCCGCCGCCGGGATCGAGACGCCGGAGGCCGATGCTCGGTGGCTGGCGGAGCACGTCGCCAGCGCCCATCTCGTGCTCGCACCCGATCCGACGGACGGGCAGGCGGATGAGTTCCTCCGGCTGGTCGACGCCCGCGCGCAGCGCGTGCCGCTCCAGCACCTGACCGGTGTCATGCATTTCCGCAATGTCACGCTCCCGGCGGAGCCGGGTGTTTTCATCGTGCGTCCCGAGACGGAGATCGTCGCCGGGGCGGCGATCGATGCGGCCCGCGCCGCAGGACCGTCGCCACTCGTGCTCGATCTGTGCACCGGCTCGGGTGCGATCGCGATCGCCATCGCCGACGAGGTCCCCGGGGCCCGCGTGATCGCCGTCGAGCTCGACGAGGCCGCGTACGCGGCGGCCCGCAGGAACGCGGAGCCCTACGGAGTCGAGGTGCGGCAGGGGGACGCTCGGACGGCATGCGAGGACCTTCTGGGCACGGTCGACGTCGTCGTCTCCAACCCGCCCTATGTCCCGCCGTCCCAGGTACCCGCCGAGGTTATGGCCGACCCGCAGATCGCGCTGTGGGGCGGTGGCAGCGACGGGCTCGACCTGCCGCGTGCTCTCGTCGCCCGGGCACGTCTCCTTCTGAGGCCGGGGGGAGTGCTCATCATGGAGCACGACGAGACCCAGGGCCCTGCCCTCGTCGAGTGCGCGGCCGGCCTCGGTATGACGGCGACAACAGGAGCTGACCTCGCTGGTCGGCCCCGGTATCTGCACGCGGTGTGA
- the prfA gene encoding peptide chain release factor 1 — protein MSQSVPEQMLAEFMKIEGQMATPEVLSSPDRLRSLGRRYAELGRVIRVYREWLAARDDLAEAKEIVDLGGDDGELFAAEVPGLEKRFAELDEELKNVLIPRDPDDSRDVILEVKAGEGGEESALFAGDLLRMYLRFAENKGWQTQTLSATESDLGGYKVVQVAIKSPQPPEDPADGVWAHLKYEAGVHRVQRVPVTESQGRIHTSAAGVLVFPEVDDPGEVEIDPNDLRIDVYRSSGPGGQSVNTTDSAVRITHVPTGIVVSMQDEKSQHKNRDAAMRVLRARLLAAKQEEAAAEEAAQRRSQVRTVDRSERIRTYNFPENRISDHRTGFKAYNLDTVLGGELGPVIDSARELDERERMEHAGE, from the coding sequence ATGAGCCAGTCAGTCCCCGAGCAGATGCTCGCCGAATTCATGAAGATCGAAGGACAGATGGCGACGCCGGAAGTCCTGTCGAGCCCCGATAGGCTGCGCTCGCTCGGGAGGCGCTACGCGGAGCTCGGCCGTGTCATCCGCGTCTACCGCGAGTGGCTCGCAGCGCGCGACGATCTGGCGGAGGCGAAGGAGATCGTCGATCTCGGCGGGGACGACGGCGAGCTGTTCGCGGCCGAGGTGCCGGGGCTCGAGAAGAGATTCGCGGAGCTCGACGAGGAGCTGAAGAACGTTCTCATCCCGCGCGACCCCGATGATTCGCGCGACGTCATCCTCGAAGTCAAGGCCGGTGAGGGCGGCGAGGAGTCCGCGCTCTTCGCGGGCGATCTGCTGCGCATGTACCTGCGCTTCGCGGAGAACAAGGGCTGGCAGACCCAGACCCTATCCGCAACAGAATCCGACCTCGGCGGCTACAAGGTCGTCCAGGTCGCCATCAAGAGCCCCCAGCCGCCCGAGGACCCGGCGGATGGGGTGTGGGCCCACCTCAAGTACGAGGCCGGCGTCCATCGCGTCCAGCGGGTGCCGGTCACCGAGTCGCAGGGCCGTATCCACACCTCGGCCGCCGGCGTGCTCGTCTTCCCCGAGGTCGACGACCCGGGCGAGGTCGAGATCGACCCGAACGATCTGCGCATCGACGTCTACCGCTCATCGGGTCCGGGCGGACAGTCCGTCAACACGACCGACTCCGCGGTCCGCATCACCCACGTTCCCACCGGCATTGTCGTGTCGATGCAGGACGAGAAGTCCCAGCACAAAAACAGGGACGCGGCCATGCGCGTCCTCCGGGCGCGGCTGCTCGCCGCGAAGCAGGAGGAGGCGGCGGCCGAGGAGGCCGCCCAGCGCCGCAGCCAGGTCCGCACCGTTGACCGATCCGAGCGGATCCGCACATACAACTTCCCGGAGAACCGGATCTCCGACCACAGGACCGGCTTCAAGGCCTACAACCTCGACACGGTCCTCGGCGGGGAGCTTGGTCCCGTCATCGACTCCGCCCGCGAACTCGATGAGCGCGAGCGTATGGAGCACGCGGGAGAGTGA
- the rpmE gene encoding 50S ribosomal protein L31, whose translation MKQGIHPEYFVTEVTCTCGNQFTTRSTVKSGEIRADVCSACHPFYTGKQKILDTGGRVARFEARYGKRKK comes from the coding sequence ATGAAGCAGGGAATCCACCCTGAATACTTTGTCACCGAGGTCACCTGCACCTGTGGCAATCAGTTCACCACTCGGTCGACCGTGAAGTCCGGCGAGATCCGCGCCGATGTCTGCTCGGCCTGCCACCCGTTCTACACCGGCAAGCAGAAGATTCTGGACACCGGTGGCCGCGTCGCCCGCTTCGAGGCACGCTACGGCAAGCGGAAGAAGTAG
- the rho gene encoding transcription termination factor Rho has protein sequence MSETSTAPRKALTAMRLGELQELASGMGLTLDSKARRNDYITAIREARSSSGADSDSAPADQPQRPERAEAKESAEDSSDESEGSSDRRRPRGRRENNRAPKLELDLPTPAKAEEPEEDHELPEDKLAALEALGEAASRKAQESHRRERGRRGEGESRREDDSDSRGDSRSRDDSRGDSRRSEGQSRRDDSEAADSRRQDTSRDGEDEGDNRRRRNDRRRERPARRDGRQRDNRGDSRGDNRNDRQRQNDSDSDYNDQVKDGDVLLKVAGILDIDGNNAYLRTAGYLPGSNDAYVSQALIKRNKLRRGDAIVGAVRDLGESSGGGGGGRGGSRQRHKYNPLVEIDSVNGLTLEQLAQRPEFGKLTPLYPNEMLRMETSPKAITPRVIDLVAPIGKGQRGLIVSPPKAGKTMIMQQMANAIAVNNPDVHLMVVLVDERPEEVTDMQRMVKGEVIASTFDRPASEHTVVAELAIERAKRLVELGQDVVVLLDSITRLSRAYNLAAPASGRILSGGVDAGALYPPKRFFGAARNVENGGSLTILASALVETGSKMDEVIFEEFKGTGNMELRLSRQLADRRIFPAVDINASGTRREELLFSPEELKIVWQLRRALGTLEVQEASDFLLGRLRKSESNGEFLMTIAKNMQQAGE, from the coding sequence GTGAGCGAAACTTCAACCGCTCCCCGCAAAGCTCTGACTGCAATGCGACTCGGTGAGCTTCAAGAGCTCGCCTCCGGCATGGGCCTCACACTTGACTCCAAGGCCCGCCGCAACGACTACATCACCGCCATCCGCGAAGCCCGCTCCTCGTCTGGCGCGGACTCCGATTCCGCACCCGCCGATCAGCCGCAGCGCCCGGAGAGGGCCGAGGCCAAGGAGTCTGCCGAGGACTCGTCGGACGAGTCCGAGGGCTCCTCCGACCGCCGCCGCCCCCGCGGACGCAGGGAGAACAACCGCGCCCCGAAGCTCGAACTCGACCTGCCGACCCCGGCGAAGGCCGAGGAGCCGGAGGAGGACCACGAACTGCCGGAGGACAAGCTGGCCGCCCTCGAGGCGCTCGGCGAGGCCGCCTCGCGCAAGGCACAGGAATCCCATCGCCGTGAGCGCGGACGCCGCGGCGAGGGCGAATCCCGCCGCGAGGACGACAGCGATTCACGCGGAGACTCCCGTTCCCGTGACGATTCGCGCGGTGATTCGCGCCGGAGCGAGGGTCAGTCCCGTCGTGATGACAGCGAGGCCGCGGATAGCCGCCGCCAGGACACCTCCCGCGACGGCGAGGATGAGGGCGACAATCGGCGCAGGCGGAATGACCGCCGCCGTGAGCGCCCGGCCCGCCGCGATGGCCGACAGCGCGACAATCGGGGCGATAGCCGCGGTGATAACCGGAACGATCGCCAGCGACAGAACGATTCCGATTCTGACTACAACGACCAGGTGAAGGACGGCGACGTCCTCCTCAAGGTCGCCGGCATCCTCGACATCGACGGCAACAACGCCTACCTGCGCACTGCCGGCTACCTGCCGGGCTCGAATGACGCCTACGTCTCGCAGGCGCTCATCAAGCGCAACAAGCTGCGTCGCGGCGATGCGATCGTCGGCGCCGTGCGCGACCTCGGCGAGTCGTCGGGCGGCGGTGGCGGCGGACGCGGCGGTTCACGCCAGCGTCACAAGTACAACCCGCTCGTCGAGATCGATTCCGTCAACGGACTCACCCTCGAGCAGCTGGCACAGCGCCCCGAGTTCGGCAAGCTGACCCCGCTGTACCCGAACGAGATGCTCCGCATGGAGACGTCGCCGAAGGCGATCACTCCTCGAGTCATCGACCTCGTCGCCCCGATCGGCAAGGGCCAGCGCGGCCTCATCGTGTCGCCCCCGAAGGCGGGCAAAACGATGATCATGCAGCAGATGGCGAACGCCATCGCGGTCAACAACCCCGATGTCCACCTCATGGTCGTGCTCGTCGATGAGCGCCCGGAGGAGGTTACCGACATGCAGCGCATGGTCAAGGGTGAGGTCATCGCCTCCACCTTCGACCGGCCCGCCTCCGAGCACACGGTTGTCGCGGAGCTCGCCATCGAGCGTGCGAAGCGCCTCGTCGAGCTCGGCCAGGATGTTGTCGTCCTGCTCGACTCGATCACCCGCCTCAGCCGCGCCTACAACCTGGCGGCACCCGCATCCGGCAGGATCCTCTCCGGTGGTGTCGACGCAGGCGCGCTCTACCCGCCGAAGCGCTTCTTCGGCGCCGCCCGCAACGTCGAGAACGGCGGATCCCTCACGATCCTCGCCTCGGCGCTCGTCGAGACGGGGTCGAAGATGGACGAGGTCATCTTCGAGGAGTTCAAGGGCACCGGCAACATGGAGCTGCGGCTCTCCCGCCAGCTCGCCGACCGCAGGATCTTCCCCGCCGTCGACATCAACGCCTCCGGCACGCGCCGCGAGGAGCTGCTGTTCAGCCCCGAGGAGCTCAAGATCGTATGGCAGCTGCGTCGCGCACTCGGCACGCTCGAGGTCCAGGAGGCATCCGACTTCCTGCTCGGCAGGCTCCGCAAGTCCGAATCGAATGGCGAATTCCTCATGACGATCGCCAAGAACATGCAGCAGGCTGGAGAGTAG
- the thrB gene encoding homoserine kinase — protein sequence MRPVVETLRVRVPATSGNLGPGFDCLGMAHGIYDEVEATLIAGSSTVEILGEGQGELPTDDSHLIVRAMQRGFEFAGMPNAGVRMTCRNSISQSRGLGSSAAAVVAGLTLAAGFVGRPEAFGRAEVLTLATEFEGHPDNAGPAVYGGAVIAWSESGRSHAASLDIHPELRTTLLVPREVLSTATARAALPVSVPHVDAAFNAARTALLVHALAKNLDLLYEATRDRLHQEYRSASMPATAEVLDALRAAGWPAVVSGAGPSILVLDELDPQTCRILESRGFAVSTPGLGRGAHIVD from the coding sequence ATGCGCCCAGTCGTCGAAACCCTCCGCGTGCGCGTCCCCGCAACCTCCGGCAACCTCGGCCCGGGCTTCGACTGCCTCGGCATGGCGCACGGCATCTACGACGAGGTTGAGGCGACCCTCATCGCTGGGTCGTCGACCGTCGAGATCCTCGGCGAGGGCCAGGGTGAGCTGCCCACGGACGACTCCCATCTCATTGTCCGCGCCATGCAGCGCGGCTTCGAGTTCGCGGGCATGCCCAACGCGGGCGTGCGGATGACCTGCAGGAACAGCATCTCGCAGTCGCGCGGGCTCGGCTCGTCGGCGGCGGCCGTCGTCGCGGGTCTCACGCTGGCGGCCGGCTTCGTCGGTCGCCCGGAGGCGTTCGGCAGGGCCGAGGTGCTGACGCTGGCGACGGAGTTCGAGGGTCATCCCGACAACGCTGGCCCGGCGGTGTACGGCGGCGCCGTCATCGCCTGGTCGGAGTCCGGCAGGTCCCACGCCGCGAGCCTCGACATCCACCCGGAGCTGCGCACGACGCTGCTCGTGCCCCGAGAGGTCCTCTCAACGGCAACGGCCAGGGCGGCGCTGCCCGTGTCCGTGCCGCATGTCGACGCGGCCTTCAACGCGGCGCGGACGGCACTGCTCGTCCACGCGCTCGCGAAGAACCTCGATCTGCTCTACGAGGCGACTCGCGACCGCCTCCATCAGGAGTATCGCTCCGCGTCGATGCCCGCCACGGCCGAGGTTCTCGACGCTCTGCGGGCGGCGGGCTGGCCGGCGGTCGTCTCGGGGGCGGGTCCATCGATCCTCGTGCTCGACGAGCTGGACCCCCAAACGTGCAGGATCCTCGAGTCGCGCGGGTTTGCAGTGTCAACACCGGGATTGGGCCGTGGTGCCCACATTGTCGACTGA
- the thrC gene encoding threonine synthase, which yields MAHQWQGIIREYRDRLPFGDTDPVVTLYEGGTPLVPAPRLSERVGAEVHVKVEGMNPTGSFKDRGMTSAVSKVKADGTEVIACASTGNTSASAAAYAVAAGLQCAVILPAGKIAAGKLAQAIVHGARLVAVDGNFDDCLRITRELTEAYPVDLVNSVNPYRLQGQKTAAFEIVDALGRAPDIHILPVGNAGNITAYWMGYSEYAGRTTLASFDDSALHMEPVSESVPQMWGFQAWNSAPLVLGHPIESPETIATAIRIGNPASWKYAEEARDSSAGLIDRVTDEEILEAQAILAAEVGVFVEPASAASVAGLLKTAAAGGVPEGATIVCTVTGNGLKDTATALAGRDVDPDVIAPSLEAAVRVLGL from the coding sequence ATGGCACACCAATGGCAGGGCATCATTCGGGAATACCGCGATCGGCTCCCGTTCGGCGACACGGATCCCGTCGTCACACTCTATGAGGGTGGGACGCCGCTCGTGCCGGCCCCCCGGCTCTCCGAGCGCGTCGGCGCCGAAGTCCACGTCAAGGTCGAGGGCATGAACCCGACCGGCTCGTTCAAGGACCGCGGCATGACCTCGGCCGTGTCGAAGGTCAAGGCCGATGGCACCGAGGTCATCGCGTGTGCGTCGACGGGCAACACCTCCGCGTCGGCGGCGGCCTACGCCGTCGCCGCGGGCCTCCAGTGCGCCGTCATCCTACCCGCCGGCAAGATCGCGGCCGGCAAGCTCGCCCAAGCGATCGTCCACGGCGCCCGGCTCGTCGCGGTCGACGGCAACTTCGACGACTGCCTGCGGATCACGCGCGAGCTGACGGAGGCGTACCCGGTTGACCTCGTCAACTCCGTCAACCCCTACCGCCTCCAGGGACAGAAGACGGCCGCGTTCGAGATCGTCGATGCCCTCGGCCGGGCCCCCGACATCCATATCCTTCCCGTCGGCAACGCCGGCAACATCACGGCGTACTGGATGGGCTACAGCGAGTACGCGGGGCGGACGACGCTGGCGAGCTTCGACGACTCGGCGCTCCACATGGAGCCCGTCTCGGAGTCGGTGCCGCAGATGTGGGGATTCCAGGCCTGGAACTCCGCACCGCTTGTCCTCGGGCATCCGATCGAGTCGCCCGAGACCATCGCCACCGCCATCCGCATCGGCAACCCCGCCTCGTGGAAGTATGCGGAGGAGGCGAGGGACTCCTCTGCGGGTCTCATCGACCGCGTGACGGACGAGGAGATCCTCGAGGCGCAGGCAATCCTCGCCGCCGAGGTCGGCGTCTTCGTCGAGCCGGCCTCCGCAGCCTCCGTCGCGGGTCTTCTCAAGACCGCTGCGGCGGGTGGCGTACCCGAGGGTGCGACGATCGTGTGCACGGTGACCGGCAATGGCCTCAAGGACACGGCGACCGCCCTCGCGGGCCGCGACGTCGATCCCGATGTCATCGCTCCGTCGCTCGAGGCGGCAGTTCGCGTGCTGGGGCTGTAA
- a CDS encoding homoserine dehydrogenase: MSVKIALLGCGTVGTAVATMLQEQNGDFAERAGDTLELIGIAVRDLDAPRDPAIDRSLLTDDVDGLMAGADIVIELIGGIEPARTHVLNAIRGGATVVTGNKALLAAHGPEIYEAAAEADVDVYYEAAVAGAVPVVYGLRESLAGDRVESVLGIVNGTTNFILDEMETAGLSFDEALKKAQDLGFAEADPTADVDGHDAAAKIAILASLAFHTRVSIEDVPTTGIRAITAEDIAAAKRDGYAIKLLAIARRRDAGIELSVEPTLVPHDHPLAAVRGSFNSVVIEASGAGRLMFYGRGAGGAPTASAVLSDVVAGASHRVHGGRAPRELTYADLPILAREDSIASYRIDFAVEDRTGVLTRLSGAFADSGVSIAAVRQMQEEGGARLTVTTHEARTADVDAALAAITSADYVKEVLQVMRVEGS, from the coding sequence ATGTCAGTCAAGATCGCCCTGCTGGGATGCGGGACAGTCGGCACCGCCGTTGCCACGATGCTTCAGGAGCAGAACGGCGACTTCGCCGAACGCGCCGGCGACACGCTCGAGCTGATCGGGATCGCCGTCCGTGATCTCGACGCACCCCGCGATCCCGCGATCGACCGCTCCCTCCTGACTGACGACGTCGACGGCCTCATGGCCGGCGCCGATATCGTCATCGAGCTCATCGGCGGCATCGAGCCCGCCCGCACGCACGTGCTCAACGCGATCAGGGGAGGGGCGACCGTCGTCACCGGCAACAAGGCGCTCCTCGCCGCGCACGGCCCCGAGATCTACGAGGCGGCCGCCGAGGCCGACGTCGACGTCTACTACGAGGCCGCTGTCGCCGGTGCTGTTCCCGTTGTCTACGGGCTGCGCGAGTCGCTCGCGGGCGATCGGGTTGAGAGCGTGCTCGGCATCGTCAACGGCACGACGAACTTCATCCTCGACGAGATGGAGACGGCTGGACTGTCCTTCGATGAGGCACTGAAGAAGGCTCAGGACCTCGGCTTTGCCGAGGCCGATCCGACGGCGGACGTGGACGGCCATGATGCCGCCGCGAAGATCGCGATCCTCGCGTCCCTCGCCTTCCACACCCGGGTCTCGATCGAGGACGTGCCGACGACCGGCATCCGCGCCATCACCGCCGAGGATATCGCCGCCGCGAAGCGCGACGGCTACGCCATCAAGCTGCTCGCGATCGCCCGCCGCCGCGACGCCGGCATCGAGCTCTCCGTCGAGCCGACGCTCGTGCCGCACGACCATCCGCTCGCCGCGGTGCGCGGCTCCTTCAACTCGGTCGTCATCGAGGCATCGGGCGCCGGTCGCCTCATGTTCTACGGCCGCGGTGCCGGCGGCGCCCCGACCGCGTCCGCGGTCCTGTCCGATGTTGTCGCGGGTGCCTCGCATCGCGTCCACGGCGGGCGGGCTCCCCGGGAGCTCACATACGCCGACCTCCCGATCCTCGCCCGCGAGGACTCGATCGCGTCCTACCGGATCGATTTCGCAGTCGAGGATCGCACCGGCGTGCTCACGCGCCTGTCGGGTGCATTCGCCGACAGCGGCGTCTCGATCGCCGCGGTGCGGCAGATGCAGGAGGAGGGCGGCGCGCGGCTCACCGTCACGACGCACGAGGCCCGCACGGCCGATGTCGATGCGGCGCTGGCGGCGATCACGTCGGCCGATTACGTCAAGGAAGTTCTTCAGGTCATGAGGGTTGAGGGCAGCTGA
- the lysA gene encoding diaminopimelate decarboxylase has translation MTFAPLAAVPAPEPGAGPWPANLTRVDGDLHLAGHSLTALAEEGTPLYLVDEADMRNRARAWVSAIGDGDVYYAGKSFLTPTVARWMVEEGLSIDTASEGELRTALAGGVPGERIGLHGNSKSDSTLRLALESGVGRIVIDSPGEVDQLAAIAEETGTVAPCFVRVTTGVHAGGHDFIATAHEDQKFGLSLATGAAREVAVAMSENPHLELLGLHSHIGSQILDSEGFAAAASAVIDFAAELFGIGIDVPEVDLGGGYGIQYTGLDPEPATEAEMIAGIRSAIETACERAGIPVPRLSIEPGRSISGPPGMTLYRVGATKDVMTDDGVRRYVSVDGGMSDNIRPALYGADYTALLGRDSSADNVPSRVVGMHCESGDIVVRDVALPADVRRGDLLLVAATGAYGRSMASNYNLVRRPGVLAVSEQGTSWLVRPETWDDILGIFPDR, from the coding sequence ATGACTTTTGCCCCCCTCGCCGCAGTCCCTGCCCCCGAGCCGGGCGCCGGACCCTGGCCCGCCAACCTCACACGCGTCGACGGTGACCTTCACCTCGCCGGTCACAGCCTGACGGCTCTCGCGGAGGAGGGCACGCCCCTCTACCTCGTCGATGAGGCCGACATGCGGAACCGGGCGCGAGCCTGGGTGAGCGCGATCGGCGACGGCGACGTCTACTACGCAGGCAAGTCCTTCCTCACCCCCACCGTCGCCCGATGGATGGTCGAGGAGGGCCTGTCGATCGACACGGCCTCCGAGGGGGAGCTTCGCACCGCGCTCGCGGGCGGTGTCCCCGGTGAGCGGATCGGGCTGCACGGCAACTCGAAGTCCGATTCGACGCTTCGACTGGCTCTCGAGTCCGGCGTGGGCAGGATCGTCATCGACTCGCCCGGAGAGGTCGATCAGCTCGCCGCGATCGCGGAGGAGACGGGAACGGTGGCCCCGTGCTTCGTCCGGGTGACGACAGGAGTCCACGCGGGCGGGCATGACTTCATCGCGACCGCGCACGAGGATCAGAAGTTCGGTCTGTCGCTCGCGACGGGCGCTGCCCGCGAGGTTGCGGTCGCGATGAGCGAGAACCCGCACCTCGAGCTCCTCGGCCTCCACTCCCACATCGGCAGCCAGATCCTCGACTCGGAGGGTTTCGCGGCCGCAGCCTCGGCCGTCATCGACTTCGCCGCCGAGCTGTTCGGCATCGGCATCGACGTCCCCGAGGTCGACCTCGGCGGCGGGTACGGCATCCAGTACACGGGCCTTGATCCGGAGCCGGCGACGGAGGCGGAGATGATCGCGGGGATCCGCTCCGCCATCGAAACCGCCTGCGAGCGTGCGGGTATTCCCGTTCCCCGACTGTCGATCGAGCCCGGTCGGTCCATCTCCGGCCCTCCCGGCATGACCCTCTACCGGGTCGGGGCAACGAAGGATGTCATGACCGATGACGGCGTGCGCCGCTACGTCTCGGTCGATGGCGGGATGAGCGACAACATCCGCCCGGCGCTCTACGGCGCCGACTACACGGCCCTGCTCGGGCGGGACTCCTCCGCGGACAATGTGCCCTCACGGGTGGTGGGGATGCACTGCGAGTCCGGCGACATCGTCGTCCGGGACGTCGCACTGCCGGCGGACGTGCGCCGCGGCGACCTGCTGCTCGTGGCCGCGACCGGTGCCTACGGCAGGTCGATGGCCTCGAACTACAACCTGGTCCGCAGGCCCGGAGTGCTCGCCGTGTCCGAACAGGGGACATCGTGGCTCGTCCGACCCGAAACCTGGGACGATATCCTAGGAATCTTCCCGGATCGCTGA